From the genome of Desulfovibrio psychrotolerans, one region includes:
- the pyk gene encoding pyruvate kinase has protein sequence MRTKIIATIGPASDSPEVLTRLIRNGVRIFRLNFSHGNASMFTDLIALLRRLEQEHGVPLTLLQDLSGPKIRIGELRQGTLNLDKGDRVVLGPPGAEMVRDLPFIPFDNPPILESLEKGDKVVLSDGVMQFVITESLPLGAFEMECQNTGILTSRKGLALPGKPVNLPAMTDKDKKDLRDGLALGVDACALSYVQTPEDILTAKAIIAEHGKNIPVVAKLERQNAVDRLDEILAVTDVVMVARGDLGVECPLPMLPAMQKRIIRACNRAAKPVIVATQMLLSMVSNPAPTRAETTDVANAVLDGADCVMLSEETAMGSYPVETVKFMVEIARQAEQIHFEERKLLPPAEEKGTPDFLAYSACLLAEKTEADAIVSHSMSGASARMISARRPRQIIYGLTPDQEALRGLNFSWGVRPETVDTNLSGHLERAEHFIEGCPVITPGSSVVITAGQPKPGEKSRGTNLVKIYHK, from the coding sequence GCAACGGGGTTCGCATTTTCCGGCTGAACTTCTCGCACGGCAATGCGTCCATGTTCACAGACCTCATTGCCCTCCTCCGGCGGCTTGAGCAGGAGCACGGCGTGCCGCTCACCCTGCTTCAGGACCTTTCCGGTCCCAAGATACGCATAGGTGAACTGCGTCAGGGCACCCTGAATCTGGATAAAGGCGACCGGGTTGTTCTCGGCCCCCCCGGTGCGGAAATGGTGCGCGACCTGCCTTTCATCCCCTTTGACAATCCGCCCATTCTGGAATCGCTGGAAAAGGGAGACAAGGTGGTGCTCAGCGACGGCGTGATGCAGTTTGTCATCACAGAAAGCCTTCCTCTGGGCGCGTTTGAAATGGAATGCCAGAACACGGGCATACTCACCTCCCGCAAGGGCCTCGCCCTGCCCGGCAAGCCCGTGAACCTGCCCGCCATGACCGACAAGGATAAAAAGGACCTGCGCGACGGCCTTGCACTGGGCGTAGACGCCTGCGCCCTTTCCTACGTGCAGACGCCGGAAGACATCCTCACCGCCAAGGCCATCATCGCCGAGCACGGCAAAAACATTCCTGTGGTGGCCAAGCTGGAGCGGCAGAACGCCGTGGACCGGCTGGACGAGATTCTGGCTGTGACCGATGTGGTCATGGTGGCGCGCGGCGACCTTGGCGTGGAATGCCCGCTGCCCATGCTCCCCGCCATGCAGAAGCGCATCATCCGCGCCTGCAACCGTGCGGCCAAGCCGGTCATCGTCGCCACACAGATGCTGCTCTCCATGGTCAGCAATCCTGCCCCCACCCGTGCAGAAACGACAGACGTGGCAAACGCGGTGCTCGATGGTGCAGACTGCGTCATGCTTTCAGAAGAAACCGCCATGGGCAGCTATCCGGTAGAAACGGTCAAGTTCATGGTGGAAATAGCCCGGCAGGCAGAGCAGATTCATTTTGAGGAACGCAAGCTCCTCCCGCCGGCGGAAGAAAAAGGCACTCCGGACTTTCTGGCGTACTCCGCCTGCCTGCTGGCGGAAAAGACAGAGGCAGACGCCATTGTCTCCCACTCCATGTCCGGTGCGTCCGCGCGCATGATTTCCGCGCGCCGCCCACGCCAGATCATCTACGGGCTCACGCCCGACCAAGAAGCCCTGCGCGGGCTGAACTTTTCATGGGGTGTGCGGCCAGAGACGGTAGATACCAATCTCTCCGGCCACCTTGAACGCGCCGAGCATTTCATAGAAGGCTGCCCCGTCATCACGCCGGGGTCCAGCGTGGTCATCACGGCAGGCCAGCCCAAGCCGGGAGAAAAATCGCGGGGCACCAACCTCGTCAAAATCTATCACAAATAG
- a CDS encoding HD-GYP domain-containing protein → MCAASSPIPDNIQEEYYQIAKPILESFPKYRPPVDLFEFKESVARLQPYCRKGVRLSNEQVEEVHRLCDDGNIFVSRADHPIYSKHIIKQLDLVLVDKNLKQGEIADVLMQALALRVNEFAEQPVMPVFQQLYADTMVFTEFLHQDRHRIKLFMRRLNREHSLAAHSVNSLAVGLWLFYESRSDYRRRDLDKVALSLLLHDIGMSKVPAFILQKSTPLKVEEKDKLTPHPLVGAKIAQKLGLGFDELQQAALEHHERLDGSGYPRKLKGEEISRLGRLVAVADSFSAMITRRGYATAMEPVDAARTLANDKKRYDERFSALLFHAFLTDAFRMSAAATSRPMVLENVPACGDEEEDIPPTGATEQ, encoded by the coding sequence ATGTGCGCAGCCAGCAGCCCCATACCGGACAACATTCAGGAAGAATACTACCAGATTGCCAAGCCCATTCTGGAGAGCTTTCCCAAATACCGGCCCCCCGTAGACCTCTTTGAATTCAAGGAGAGCGTCGCCCGTCTCCAGCCGTACTGCCGCAAGGGCGTTCGGCTGTCCAACGAGCAGGTGGAAGAGGTGCACCGCCTGTGTGACGATGGCAACATCTTTGTTTCGCGGGCAGACCACCCCATCTACTCCAAGCACATCATCAAACAGCTGGACCTTGTGCTGGTGGACAAAAATCTCAAGCAGGGAGAGATAGCCGATGTGCTCATGCAGGCGCTTGCCCTGCGGGTGAACGAGTTCGCCGAACAGCCGGTCATGCCCGTTTTCCAGCAGCTCTACGCAGACACCATGGTCTTCACGGAGTTTCTGCATCAGGACAGGCACCGCATAAAACTGTTCATGCGCCGCCTGAACAGGGAGCACTCACTGGCCGCCCACTCGGTAAACTCGCTGGCAGTGGGGCTGTGGCTGTTCTATGAATCGCGCAGCGACTACCGCAGGCGCGATCTGGACAAGGTAGCACTCAGCCTTTTGCTGCACGATATCGGCATGAGCAAGGTGCCCGCCTTCATCCTGCAAAAAAGCACCCCGCTTAAGGTTGAAGAAAAGGACAAGCTCACCCCGCACCCCCTTGTGGGGGCCAAGATCGCCCAGAAGCTGGGACTCGGATTCGATGAGTTGCAGCAGGCGGCACTGGAGCACCATGAGCGGCTGGACGGCTCCGGCTACCCCCGCAAGCTGAAAGGGGAAGAAATCAGCCGTCTCGGCAGGCTGGTGGCGGTGGCAGATTCTTTCAGCGCCATGATCACCCGACGGGGCTATGCCACAGCCATGGAACCCGTAGACGCCGCGCGCACGCTTGCAAACGACAAAAAACGCTATGACGAACGTTTTTCGGCCCTGCTGTTCCACGCGTTCCTTACGGATGCCTTCCGTATGAGCGCCGCTGCGACATCACGCCCCATGGTGCTGGAGAACGTCCCCGCCTGCGGAGACGAAGAAGAAGATATCCCGCCAACCGGTGCCACCGAGCAGTAG
- a CDS encoding CBS domain-containing protein, translating to MLLRTRAWDIVREDYPVLKEDSSLADAMRELNRVSDSGCLCALVLDDNGRLKGAVSMWDTVRFMEDNLLHGISLRGFDENRFDQMYTNACKVAGSTSVKDVMDSSMTVVAPDDPLLSVLEGFVKKGRSYAVVKEGARVLGVIMIADLFKEISGQIVSHGK from the coding sequence ATGCTGTTACGGACAAGAGCCTGGGATATTGTTCGGGAAGATTACCCTGTTCTTAAGGAAGACAGCTCGTTGGCGGACGCCATGCGGGAGTTGAACCGCGTGAGCGACAGCGGCTGCCTGTGCGCGCTGGTGCTGGACGACAACGGCAGGCTGAAGGGTGCCGTTTCCATGTGGGACACGGTGCGGTTTATGGAAGATAACCTGCTGCACGGGATAAGCCTGCGCGGGTTTGATGAGAATCGCTTTGACCAGATGTACACGAACGCCTGCAAGGTTGCCGGGTCCACCTCCGTGAAGGATGTGATGGATTCGTCCATGACGGTGGTGGCACCGGACGATCCGCTGCTTTCTGTGCTGGAAGGATTTGTGAAGAAAGGGCGCAGCTATGCCGTGGTGAAGGAAGGGGCGCGCGTGCTGGGCGTGATTATGATTGCGGATCTCTTCAAGGAAATCAGCGGGCAGATAGTCAGCCACGGCAAGTAG
- a CDS encoding HD domain-containing protein produces MSNIRKSLLQFTFAGAYMKRWNDKLRPMELLEVDKQAHKMIVAWLLFMLNAEGRLQGERIKLGETIVEGGIFDYFFRLVITDIKPPIFYKIRENPQHYSQLLQWVQGELEPVLAPLGQGVWERFVAYFAPDRKKTLGDEILEAAHLYASKWEFDLLKGLNGFDDEIPEIDATFTRRLEAHAHLRGVNELLAGSGNVLGRLANLCGQLRFQKRWSQTPRVPETSVIGHMFLVACYSYFFSIAQGACGARRQNNFFCGLFHDLPELLTRDIISPVKKSVENLDGFIKEYEAAELERRVLGPLREEGYGRIAWRLGYFLGLDTGSEFHESIVVDGVVKRLDFEQLQNHYNQDAFDPKDGTMLKACDTMAAFIEAYTAVRNGISVDELHQALWRLRHQNRKLVIGNIHVGALFADFD; encoded by the coding sequence ATGTCCAATATCCGCAAGAGTTTGTTGCAGTTTACCTTTGCCGGTGCGTACATGAAGCGCTGGAATGACAAGCTCAGGCCCATGGAATTGCTGGAGGTGGACAAGCAGGCGCACAAGATGATCGTGGCGTGGCTGCTGTTTATGCTGAATGCTGAGGGGCGGCTGCAGGGCGAGCGCATAAAGCTGGGCGAAACCATTGTGGAGGGCGGTATCTTTGACTATTTTTTCCGCCTTGTCATAACGGACATTAAGCCGCCTATCTTTTACAAGATACGGGAGAATCCGCAGCATTATTCGCAGCTTCTGCAATGGGTGCAGGGAGAGTTGGAACCCGTGCTCGCCCCGTTGGGGCAGGGCGTATGGGAGCGGTTTGTGGCCTACTTTGCCCCTGACCGCAAGAAGACGCTGGGGGATGAGATTCTGGAAGCCGCTCATCTGTATGCCAGCAAGTGGGAATTTGACCTGCTGAAAGGGCTGAACGGGTTTGATGACGAGATTCCGGAAATAGACGCCACGTTTACCCGCAGGCTGGAGGCGCACGCCCATCTGCGGGGGGTGAACGAGCTGCTTGCCGGATCGGGCAACGTTCTTGGCAGGCTGGCCAACCTGTGCGGGCAGCTGCGGTTTCAGAAGCGGTGGTCGCAGACGCCGCGCGTGCCGGAGACATCTGTCATAGGCCACATGTTTCTTGTGGCCTGCTACAGCTACTTCTTTTCCATTGCGCAGGGGGCGTGCGGCGCGCGCAGGCAGAACAACTTTTTTTGCGGGCTGTTCCACGACCTGCCGGAACTGCTCACCCGCGATATCATCTCGCCGGTGAAAAAGTCGGTGGAGAACCTGGACGGCTTTATCAAGGAATACGAGGCCGCCGAACTGGAACGGCGGGTGCTGGGGCCGCTGCGTGAGGAGGGGTATGGGCGCATTGCGTGGCGGTTGGGGTATTTTCTCGGTCTTGATACCGGGTCGGAGTTTCATGAATCTATCGTTGTGGACGGCGTGGTGAAGCGTCTGGACTTTGAGCAGCTGCAGAACCACTATAATCAGGACGCCTTTGACCCCAAGGACGGCACCATGCTCAAGGCATGTGACACCATGGCGGCGTTCATTGAGGCGTATACGGCCGTGCGCAACGGTATTTCCGTGGATGAGCTGCATCAGGCGCTCTGGCGGCTGCGGCACCAGAACCGCAAGCTGGTTATCGGCAACATACATGTGGGCGCGCTGTTCGCCGATTTCGACTGA
- the rplM gene encoding 50S ribosomal protein L13 produces MKTFSPKPEDINREWFVVDAEDRILGRLATQIAHRLRGKHKPEFAPHVDNGDFIVVVNCEKIKVTGNKLADKKYYRYTGYMGGLRETNLALMLEKKPEEVIRKAVQGMLPKNRLGAAMLKKLKIYVGPEHPHAAQNPQTLEPQS; encoded by the coding sequence ATGAAGACGTTCAGCCCCAAGCCGGAAGATATCAACCGCGAATGGTTCGTGGTAGATGCCGAAGACAGAATCCTCGGCCGCCTTGCAACCCAGATTGCCCACCGCCTGCGCGGCAAGCACAAGCCCGAATTCGCCCCCCATGTGGACAACGGCGACTTCATTGTTGTGGTTAACTGCGAAAAGATCAAAGTGACCGGCAACAAGCTGGCGGACAAGAAGTACTACCGCTATACCGGATACATGGGCGGTCTGCGCGAAACCAATCTGGCGCTCATGCTTGAGAAGAAGCCCGAAGAAGTTATCCGCAAGGCTGTTCAGGGCATGCTGCCCAAGAACCGCCTCGGCGCTGCCATGCTCAAGAAGCTGAAGATTTATGTCGGCCCCGAGCATCCCCATGCGGCACAGAATCCCCAGACCCTGGAACCCCAGTCCTAA
- the rpsI gene encoding 30S ribosomal protein S9 — translation MSNEFDYGTGRRKTATARTRLYAGTGQILVNDLPYEEYFPRKTLQMVVRQPLELTRNLGKFDIKVNVAGGGMSGQAQAVRHGISRALLEVDAELRGALKKAGFLTRDARKRERKKYGQRGARARFQYSKR, via the coding sequence ATGTCCAACGAATTTGATTACGGTACAGGCAGAAGAAAGACCGCCACTGCTCGGACCCGCCTCTACGCTGGCACGGGCCAGATCCTGGTGAACGACCTGCCCTACGAGGAATACTTTCCCCGCAAGACCCTGCAGATGGTTGTGCGTCAGCCCCTTGAGCTGACCAGAAACCTCGGCAAGTTCGACATCAAGGTCAACGTGGCCGGTGGCGGCATGTCCGGTCAGGCTCAGGCAGTACGTCACGGCATTTCCCGCGCCCTGCTGGAAGTGGACGCCGAACTGCGCGGCGCGCTCAAGAAAGCCGGGTTCCTCACCCGCGACGCGCGTAAGAGAGAACGTAAAAAGTACGGCCAGCGCGGCGCACGCGCACGGTTCCAGTACTCCAAGCGTTAA
- the thrB gene encoding homoserine kinase, producing MSDTPPLRQPVATDEKCISVIGMAGAGKSTVGKALANALSWAFMDSDHIIEAHYGTRLQDVADSMTKDDFLDVEGEIIRRIGARRTVISTGGSVVYRQAAIEHLQSLGHVVYLNVELPVILERIRHNPERGLAIAPGQTVEDLYHERRALYEAAADFTVSCAGLSPDECAQTIVRWLESQS from the coding sequence ATGTCAGACACTCCTCCGCTCCGGCAGCCCGTGGCCACGGATGAAAAGTGTATCAGCGTCATCGGCATGGCCGGTGCCGGAAAAAGCACCGTGGGCAAAGCGCTGGCAAACGCTCTGAGCTGGGCGTTCATGGATTCGGACCATATCATAGAGGCACACTACGGCACGCGCCTGCAAGACGTGGCAGACAGCATGACCAAGGATGACTTCCTTGACGTGGAGGGCGAGATAATCCGCCGTATCGGCGCACGCCGCACCGTCATTTCCACCGGCGGCAGCGTTGTCTACAGACAGGCCGCCATAGAGCACCTGCAGAGCCTCGGCCACGTGGTTTACCTGAATGTGGAACTGCCCGTCATTCTGGAGCGCATTCGCCACAACCCGGAACGCGGCCTTGCCATCGCGCCGGGGCAGACAGTGGAAGACCTCTATCACGAACGCAGAGCCCTGTACGAAGCCGCAGCCGACTTCACCGTCTCCTGTGCCGGGCTGTCACCGGATGAATGCGCAC